The Nostoc commune NIES-4072 genome includes a window with the following:
- a CDS encoding ParM/StbA family protein — translation MSNIHTLQKIFPAGFDNGYGSLKLLVDGFKVVRVPSYITNAEMEDVPGRVVFNGTAYTVGESAFRTGHYFDRNTDNNENKVNKALLTLLGALAHLPHRKAWHLKLVVSLHDVGLAEELQKVLNGEYQPILAGKQSDVKVEVIKVVLEGMGALFGHPLPKKLTILDFGNGTTLYSRYNQGKREVHTAYPIGVEVLIDDISQKMKHLNGGKIGDASKIRFCLEMGHTRYSRDIDIKDVYSASLKDWYEKYLKKVVNLTLDAKHQGDEIWAIGGGCLLPGFKKLLEKNGFQILDNPVEANVSGLLEMAKTIFAKNPTTTSLK, via the coding sequence ATGTCAAACATTCACACGTTGCAAAAAATTTTTCCTGCGGGTTTCGATAACGGTTACGGAAGCCTTAAACTTTTAGTCGATGGCTTTAAAGTAGTTCGTGTCCCCAGCTATATAACTAATGCCGAGATGGAAGATGTTCCAGGACGTGTAGTTTTCAACGGTACTGCTTACACTGTTGGAGAATCAGCCTTCCGCACAGGACATTATTTTGACCGCAACACCGATAATAATGAAAATAAAGTCAACAAGGCATTATTGACTTTATTGGGTGCATTGGCACATCTACCACACCGTAAGGCTTGGCACTTAAAATTAGTCGTCAGTTTACATGATGTCGGTCTGGCTGAAGAATTACAAAAAGTACTCAATGGAGAATATCAGCCGATACTTGCTGGCAAGCAATCAGACGTGAAAGTAGAAGTCATCAAAGTTGTACTAGAGGGGATGGGTGCATTATTTGGGCATCCACTACCGAAAAAGTTAACCATTTTAGACTTTGGTAATGGTACGACTCTGTATTCTCGTTACAACCAAGGGAAACGAGAAGTTCACACTGCTTACCCCATCGGTGTAGAAGTTCTCATCGATGATATCTCCCAAAAAATGAAACATTTAAATGGGGGGAAAATCGGGGATGCCTCCAAGATCCGATTTTGTTTGGAAATGGGGCATACCCGATACAGCCGTGACATCGATATCAAAGATGTATACAGTGCTTCTTTAAAAGATTGGTATGAAAAATACTTAAAAAAAGTGGTGAATCTCACATTGGATGCCAAACACCAAGGCGATGAAATCTGGGCGATTGGTGGAGGCTGTCTCTTACCAGGATTTAAGAAGCTGTTGGAGAAAAACGGCTTCCAAATCCTGGACAATCCGGTAGAAGCCAATGTCTCTGGGCTTTTAGAGATGGCAAAAACTATTTTTGCCAAGAACCCAACTACTACATCTCTTAAGTGA